A stretch of the Xyrauchen texanus isolate HMW12.3.18 chromosome 20, RBS_HiC_50CHRs, whole genome shotgun sequence genome encodes the following:
- the psmb1 gene encoding proteasome subunit beta type-1 — translation MLSAQTYGENGKMKEYHYAGPVEHKFSPYAFNGGTVLAVAGEDFAIVASDTRLSEGYSIHSRDSPKCYKLTNTTVLGCSGFHGDCLTLTKIIEARLKMYKHSNNKTMTSGAIAAMLSTILYGRRFFPYYVYNIIGGLDEEGRGAVYSFDPVGSYQRDTYKAGGSASAMLQPLLDNQIGFKNMENVEQLPLTQEKAVQLVKDVFISAAERDVYTGDGLKICIITKEGIREEIVPLRKD, via the exons ATGCTGTCTGCACAAACTTATGGTGAGAATGGAAAGATGAAAGAATATCACTACGCGGGACCAGTGGAGCATAAATTCTCTCCTTATGCCTTCAACGGAGG GACTGTGCTGGCCGTGGCTGGTGAAGACTTTGCTATTGTGGCTTCAGACACACGTTTAAGCGAGGGATACAGCATCCACAGCCGTGATTCCCCTAAATGCTACAAATT GACGAACACTACTGTGCTCGGCTGCAGTGGTTTCCATGGCGACTGCTTGACCCTAACCAAAATCATTGAGGCAAGACTGAAG ATGTACAAGCATTCAAATAATAAGACCATGACCAGTGGAGCCATCGCAGCTATGCTGTCAACAATCCTGTATGGAAGGCGTTTCTTCCCTTACTATGTGTACAACATCATCGGTGGTCTGGATGAGGAGG gtCGAGGTGCAGTTTATAGTTTTGATCCGGTTGGATCTTACCAGAGAGACACTTACAAAGCAGGTGGCTCAGCAAGTGCAATGCTGCAGCCTCTTCTGGACAACCAG ATTGGATTCAAAAACATGGAGAAtgtggagcagctgcccctgacTCAGGAGAAGGCCGTGCAGCTGGTGAAGGATGTGTTCATCTCCGCTGCAGAGAGAGACGTCTATACTGGAGATGGCCTCAAGATCTGTATCATCACCAAGGAAGGCATTAGAGAAGAGATTGTGCCACTGAGGAAAGACTGA